In Oxalobacteraceae bacterium OTU3CINTB1, the sequence TGGCCATGGAGCGCCTGAAGGACGCCGGCACGGTCGAATCGATGATGCGCGCCGCCCACTCGATCAAGGGCGCCGCCGCCATCGTCGGCCTGGAAGTGGTGGTGCAGCTTGCGCACCGCATGGAGGACGCCTTCGTCGCCGCCCAACACGGCAAGCTGGCCCTGACGCCCAACCGGGTCGACGTGCTGCTGGCCGGCGTCGACCTCATATTGCAGCTGTCACGCCTCCAGGACAGCGGCCTTGACCCCTGGCTGGCCGCCAACGCCGCCCACGTCACGAGCACGCTCGACGCCATCACCACCATCGCCTTCCTTCCCGAGCCGGTCAACCTGCAAATGGAGGCGGGCCTGCTGCCGCCCATCTCGGCGCCGGTGACGACGGCGCCGTACTTCCCGCCCGGCGAGCTGCCGGTGGCGGCGTTCCCGCCCGCTCCGGCGCCCGTCCCCGCCACGCTTCCGGCACAGGTTTCCGCGCCACCGCCGGACGAGCCGCCCGCCGCGCCGGCCGCGCGCCCGCACGCCGCGCCCAAGGCGGCCCAAAACTTCGACAAGCTGCTCTCGCTGGCCAGCGAGTCGCGCATCAACGCGCACCAGATGCATCCGTTCGTGCAGAGCATGCAGCGCTTCAAGCGCAACCAAAGCAGTCTTTTTTCCGTCATCGAGCAGCTGCACGAGGCGATCTCCAACAGCACCGACGCCAAGCTGAAGGAACAGTCGCTGGTGGCGCTGCAAAAGACCCATCCGCTCAAGCAGTTCGTGCTCGAGCACATCGCCGACATCGAAGCCTACGAGCGCCGCCTGCTGGCCGTCTCGCAAGGGATGGTGGACGAGGTGCTGACCATGCGCATGCGGCCGTTCCGCGACGGCGTGCAGTCCTTCCCGCGCATGGTGCGCGATCTGGCGCGTACCTTGGGCAAAGATGTGCGGCTGGAGATCGTCGGCGAGGACACGCTGGTCGACCGCGACATCCTGGCCAGGATCGAAAGTCCGCTCAACCACATGCTGCGCAACGCCATCGACCACGGCATGGACACGGCGTCGGCGCGCATCGCGGCCGGCAAGCCGGGCACCGGCACCATCATGCTGGAGGCGAAGCACCGCGCCGGCATGCTCAGTATCGAGATCAGCGACGACGGCCGTGGCGTCGACCTGGAAAAAATCCGCCGCCGGGTGATCGAGCGCAAGATGGCCAGTGCGCAGATGGCCGGCTCGCTGTCGTCGGCCGAGCTGCTGGAATTCCTGTTCCTGCCGGCCTTCAGCCTGAAGGAAAGCACCACCGAGATTTCCGGGCGCGGCGTGGGCCTCGACATCGTCCACGAAACCATCCGTTCGCAAAACGGCACCGTGCGCATCGAATCGGAGCTCGGTGTCGGCTTCCGCACCTGCATCACGCTGCCGTTGACGCAGTCGATCGTGCGGGCGCTGGTGGTCGACGTCAAGGGCGAAGCCTACGCCATGCCGATCGCCCAGGTCGAACGGGTGGTCAAGATACCGCAATCGGCCATCCACACGCTGGAGAACAAGCAGTTCTTCGACTACGGCGGCGAGCATCTGGGCCTGGTCTCGGCCTCGCAGGTGCTGGAACTGGGCGACACCGACGCCGGCAGCGGCGAGTTGGCGGTGGTTGTCATCGGCACCGGCGCGCGCCGCTATGCGCTGGTGGTCGACACCATCCGCGGCGAACAAAGCCTGGCGGTGCAAAGCATCGATCCGATCTTCGGCAAGATGCGCGACATCTCGGCCGCCGCCCTGCTCGACGACGGCGAGCCGGTGCTGATACTGGACGTGCCGGACCTGCTGCTGTCGATCGACAAACTGCTGCACGAGGGCGGCCTGCATCAATTGACCAAGTCCGACCACGCCGAACGGCGCAAGACCAAGCGCATCCTGGTGGTCGACGATTCGCTGACGGTGCGCGAAATGGAGCGCAAACTGCTGCTTGGCAGGGGCTTCCAGGTCGACATCGCGATCGACGGCATCGACGGCTGGAACGTGGTGCGCAGCGGCGACTACGACCTGGTGATCACCGACGTCGACATGCCGCGCATGGACGGTATCGAACTTGTCACGCTTATTAAGAAGGACATTCACCTCCATAAGCTGCCAGTCATGATAGTCTCCTATAAAGACAGACCCGAAGACCGGGCGCGCGGGCTTTCGGCCGGCGCAGACTACTACCTGACCAAGGGCAGCTTCCACGACGAGACGCTGCTTGACGCGGTCAGCGATTTGATTGGAGACGCCAGTAGATGAAGATCGCCATCGCCAACGATGTCGCCATGGCAGCGGAAGCGCTGCGGCGCGTGGTGGCCAGCACCGCCGAACACCAGGTGCTGTGGATCGCCCGCACCGGCGCGGAGGCGGTGCGCATGTGCGCCGACAACCGGCCCGACCTGATCCTGATGGATTTGAACATGCCGGAGCTGGACGGCGTCGAGGCCACTCGGCAGATCATGGAACACAGCCCGTGCGCGATCCTGGTGGTGACCGGCCGCCCGCAGGACAACGTCAACCAGGTGTTCCGCGCGCTCGGCGCCGGCGCGCTGGACGTGACGGCGACGCCGGTGTTGCAGGGCCAGCCCGGCGGCGACAGCGAATTACTGGCCAAGATCCGCACCATGGACAAGCTGATACGCCATAGCGGCGGCACCCAGGCGATGGCGCCGCGAACCTCGCCGAACGGCGCGGCCAATGGCCAGGCCCAGGGCTGGCACCACAGCGCCGACGGTCCGGGCGTGCCGGTGCAGGTGACGTCGCTGCTGGCGATCGGCGCCTCGACCGGCGGCCCGATGGCCGTCTCCAAGCTGCTGGCCGGCTGGACGCCGCCGCGCGGCTGCGCCATCGTGGTGGTGCAGCACATCGACCAGCACTTCGCCGACAACTTCGCGCGCTGGCTCGGCGAGCAGCTCGACATGCCGGTGCGCGCAGCCGAGGAAGGCGACGAACTGGCCGCCGGCACCGTCCTTATCGCCAAGAGTAACGATCACTTAACGCTGGATCAAAATTATCGGTTACGGTACGATGCCAATCCGAAGGAGTACGCCTACCGGCCGTCGGTCGACGTGTTTTTCCATTGCGTCGCCCAGCATTGGAAGGGCGAGGCGATCGGCGTGCTGCTGACCGGCATGGGCCGCGACGGCGCCGAGGGCCTGCTGGCCATGCGCCGCGCCGGCCACACCACGATCGCGCAGGACCAGGCCAGCAGCGCCGTCTACGGCATGCCGCGCGCCGCCGCCGAACTGGATGCGGCGCAGATGGTTTTACCGCTGACGAAGATCGGCCCCGTTTTACGCAGCACCCTGGGCAGCCGCTGATCCGCACCGGCGCCGACACTTAAAGAGAACACCGATGTCAGAAGCAAACGCATTCGCAGCAGATCCAGAAGCGGCGCTTACCGCCTTCAAAGTGCGGGTACTCCTGGTGGACGACCAGTTGATCATCGTCGAAGCGGTGCGCCGCATGCTCAGCGACCAGCCGGATATCGAGTTCCATTACACGACCGACGCCGGACAGGCGTTGCAGACAGCCCTGCAGCTGCAACCGACGGTGATCCTGCAGGACCTGGTGATGCCGACCATTGACGGTTTCGGCTTGATCAAGATCTACCGCGACGAGGAAGCGCTGCGCCATGTGCCGGTGATCGTGCTGTCGGCAAAGGAAGACCCCAAGCTCAAGGCGCACAGCTTCTCCATGGGCGCCAACGACTACATGGTCAAGCTGCCAGACAAGCTGGAGCTGCTGGCCCGCGTGCGCTACCACTCCGGCGCGCATATCAGCCGCCTGCAGCGCGACCAGGCGTTCCGCTTCCTGCGCGAGAGCCAGAAGAACCTCGCCGACGCCAACATCGAGCTGCAAAAGCTGGCCGCGCTCGACGCGCTGACCGGCATCGCCAACCGGCGCCGCTTCGACGAGACCATGGCGGTCGAATGGCAGCGCGCGCAGCGCGACAAGAAGCCACTGACCCTGCTGCTGTGCGACGTGGATTTCTTCAAACTTTACAACGACAGCTTCGGCCACTTGGCGGGCGATTTGTGCCTGAAGAAGGTGGCGGCCGTCCTGACCGAACATTTGAAGCGCCCCGCCGATCTGGCGGCGCGCTACGGCGGCGAGGAATTCGTCATTATCCTGCCTGAGACACCGCTGACCGGGGCACTGATCGTGGCCGAGTCATGCCGCCGCCACCTGGAACACCTGGCCATCGAGAACCCCCAGGCGACCACCGAGCTGTCATCGGTGACGATGTCGATCGGCGTGGCAAGCGTGATACCTTCGCCGCAGTCGAGTATCGAGGATCTGATCGAGATGGCCGACCAGGCGCTGTACGCCGCGAAGAACGCAGGCCGCAACCGCGTCATGAGCGCGGACGAACTGCCCGGCGCCACCACCCCATCATCCCAATAAGGAAAAACCGCAGCATGAGTGCTCAATTTGATCAAGTCAGCGTCGTCAAGAAATCGAACATCTACTTCGACGGCAAATGCGTGTCGCACAATATCATCCTCGCCGACGGCAGCAAGAAGAGCGTCGGCGTGATCTTCCCATCGAGCCTGACCTTTAACACCGGCGCGCCGGAGACCATGGAGATCACCGGCGGCGTGTGCAAGGTGCGACAGGCCGGCGCCACGGAATGGCAGACTTACGGCGCAGGGCAGGAATTCAAAGTGCCCGCGAATTCGCACTTCGACATCGAGACCGTGGAAACGGTCGATTACGTTTGCCATTTCGGCTAAACCGTAACCCCCGCACGGCGATCCGTCGCGGGGTCGTACCCCGTACGGGGTACGACCCCTCTGTCCTGCGGGTTTAAACGAACACCGGCTCCGGCTCCAGCAACACACCGTACTTCGCCTGCACATCCGCCTGGATCGCCCGCGCCAGCGCCACCACATCGGCGCCGGTCGCGCCGCCGTTATTGACCAGCACCAGCGCCTGTTTTGGATACACGCC encodes:
- a CDS encoding pyrimidine/purine nucleoside phosphorylase, whose amino-acid sequence is MSAQFDQVSVVKKSNIYFDGKCVSHNIILADGSKKSVGVIFPSSLTFNTGAPETMEITGGVCKVRQAGATEWQTYGAGQEFKVPANSHFDIETVETVDYVCHFG
- the cheB gene encoding chemotaxis-specific protein-glutamate methyltransferase CheB; this encodes MKIAIANDVAMAAEALRRVVASTAEHQVLWIARTGAEAVRMCADNRPDLILMDLNMPELDGVEATRQIMEHSPCAILVVTGRPQDNVNQVFRALGAGALDVTATPVLQGQPGGDSELLAKIRTMDKLIRHSGGTQAMAPRTSPNGAANGQAQGWHHSADGPGVPVQVTSLLAIGASTGGPMAVSKLLAGWTPPRGCAIVVVQHIDQHFADNFARWLGEQLDMPVRAAEEGDELAAGTVLIAKSNDHLTLDQNYRLRYDANPKEYAYRPSVDVFFHCVAQHWKGEAIGVLLTGMGRDGAEGLLAMRRAGHTTIAQDQASSAVYGMPRAAAELDAAQMVLPLTKIGPVLRSTLGSR
- a CDS encoding hybrid sensor histidine kinase/response regulator, which translates into the protein MSQDNNGDLSQFSMMDLFRMEADSQTQILTDGLLAMERLKDAGTVESMMRAAHSIKGAAAIVGLEVVVQLAHRMEDAFVAAQHGKLALTPNRVDVLLAGVDLILQLSRLQDSGLDPWLAANAAHVTSTLDAITTIAFLPEPVNLQMEAGLLPPISAPVTTAPYFPPGELPVAAFPPAPAPVPATLPAQVSAPPPDEPPAAPAARPHAAPKAAQNFDKLLSLASESRINAHQMHPFVQSMQRFKRNQSSLFSVIEQLHEAISNSTDAKLKEQSLVALQKTHPLKQFVLEHIADIEAYERRLLAVSQGMVDEVLTMRMRPFRDGVQSFPRMVRDLARTLGKDVRLEIVGEDTLVDRDILARIESPLNHMLRNAIDHGMDTASARIAAGKPGTGTIMLEAKHRAGMLSIEISDDGRGVDLEKIRRRVIERKMASAQMAGSLSSAELLEFLFLPAFSLKESTTEISGRGVGLDIVHETIRSQNGTVRIESELGVGFRTCITLPLTQSIVRALVVDVKGEAYAMPIAQVERVVKIPQSAIHTLENKQFFDYGGEHLGLVSASQVLELGDTDAGSGELAVVVIGTGARRYALVVDTIRGEQSLAVQSIDPIFGKMRDISAAALLDDGEPVLILDVPDLLLSIDKLLHEGGLHQLTKSDHAERRKTKRILVVDDSLTVREMERKLLLGRGFQVDIAIDGIDGWNVVRSGDYDLVITDVDMPRMDGIELVTLIKKDIHLHKLPVMIVSYKDRPEDRARGLSAGADYYLTKGSFHDETLLDAVSDLIGDASR
- a CDS encoding diguanylate cyclase, producing MSEANAFAADPEAALTAFKVRVLLVDDQLIIVEAVRRMLSDQPDIEFHYTTDAGQALQTALQLQPTVILQDLVMPTIDGFGLIKIYRDEEALRHVPVIVLSAKEDPKLKAHSFSMGANDYMVKLPDKLELLARVRYHSGAHISRLQRDQAFRFLRESQKNLADANIELQKLAALDALTGIANRRRFDETMAVEWQRAQRDKKPLTLLLCDVDFFKLYNDSFGHLAGDLCLKKVAAVLTEHLKRPADLAARYGGEEFVIILPETPLTGALIVAESCRRHLEHLAIENPQATTELSSVTMSIGVASVIPSPQSSIEDLIEMADQALYAAKNAGRNRVMSADELPGATTPSSQ